TGGTAAATGAAGATGAGCAAAATTTAGATGAAGAGATAGAGCCTGAGTTAGAAAAAGAGAGTAAGGCCTCGACTATAAACGGAGTTGAAATTTTAAACGAAGTGGCTGAAAACAAGAAGTTGCTTGATCAAATAGAGCGAGGAAATGTGGAAAAGCCAAAGAATTTTGTCTTGCCACCGCTTAAATTTTTAAACGACCCACCAAAACGCTCGCACAATGTCAATGAAGCCGAGATTGATCAGCAAATTTCAAATTTGCTTGATAAACTCCGTAAGTTTAAAATAGACGGCGATGTGGTTAGAACTTATACTGGGCCTATCGTCACGACATTTGAGTTTCGTCCAGCTCCACATATCAAGGTAAGTAAAATTTTAACACTTCAAGATGATCTAGCGATGGCACTAAAAGCTCAAACGATCCGTATCCAAGCACCGATCCCTGGTAAAGATGTTGTAGGTATCGAGGTGCCAAATCAAAATTTGGAAACAATCTATCTAAAAGAAATTTTAGAGAGCGAGATATTTAAAAACGCTGGTAGCCCACTAACCATGGCGCTTGGCAAGGATATCGTTGGTGCTCCTTTTGTGACAGACCTTAAAAAACTACCTCATTTGTTAATCGCTGGAACGACGGGATCAGGTAAGAGTGTTGGTATAAACGCGATGCTTTTAAGCTTGCTTTATAGAAACAGCCCACAAACTTTACGTCTAATGATGATAGATCCAAAAATGCTTGAATTTAGCATATATAACGATATTCCGCACCTTTTGACACCGGTCATTACAGAGGCTAAAAAAGCGATCACTGCACTTGCCAATATGGTCGCTGAAATGGAGCGAAGATATAAGATAATGAGCCAAACTCGTACGAAAAATATAGAGAGTTACAACGAAAAGATGAAAGAGGAAGGCGGTGAGCAGTTCCCATACATCGTTGTGATTATCGATGAGCTCGCTGATCTTATGATGACTAGTGGGAAGGATGTTGAGCTTTATATTGGGCGCTTAGCGCAAATGGCAAGGGCTAGCGGTATACACTTGATAGTGGCAACCCAGCGTCCAAGTGTCGACGTCGTGACTGGGCTTATAAAGGCAAATTTGCCAAGCAGGATAAGCTACAGAGTAGGGCAAAGGATCGATAGTAAGGTGATTCTTGATCAAATGGGT
This window of the Campylobacter concisus genome carries:
- a CDS encoding DNA translocase FtsK 4TM domain-containing protein, encoding MATAAPTADFVGSLGQSLGILNIKYFGLIAYVYPFLLIILGYFVYKNFKKFDFDFAQFLVGIFLFFIAFLMFQALSASSVNGGIIGNFIVSALKEVIGSIGTVVAILMMFIISLGLAFRENFIIVLRKAFVDREPKSYEESKNLKDIKPRQIPKLERKRSKSEEIKEEELIDAQVVNEDEQNLDEEIEPELEKESKASTINGVEILNEVAENKKLLDQIERGNVEKPKNFVLPPLKFLNDPPKRSHNVNEAEIDQQISNLLDKLRKFKIDGDVVRTYTGPIVTTFEFRPAPHIKVSKILTLQDDLAMALKAQTIRIQAPIPGKDVVGIEVPNQNLETIYLKEILESEIFKNAGSPLTMALGKDIVGAPFVTDLKKLPHLLIAGTTGSGKSVGINAMLLSLLYRNSPQTLRLMMIDPKMLEFSIYNDIPHLLTPVITEAKKAITALANMVAEMERRYKIMSQTRTKNIESYNEKMKEEGGEQFPYIVVIIDELADLMMTSGKDVELYIGRLAQMARASGIHLIVATQRPSVDVVTGLIKANLPSRISYRVGQRIDSKVILDQMGAESLLGRGDMLFTPPGSPGVIRLHAPFASEKEIETIVNFLKEQQDVVYDEKFLVEEGSSGSAAVGALGEDELDELYEEAKEIILSEQKTSISYLQRRLKIGYNKAANIIEQMEKMGVLSPVNAKGQREIL